ATTTCGCAAGACCCAAATTAAAGTGCAGTTGTTGTCACTCCTTGAGGTATGTTTTTCTCAGTGGGCTATATTTATTCTAAGACAAGTGTACCCATTGGGTACATGTCATGATCACAtgatgttgatgtgtgtgtgtatgtggggggggggggtgtcgctGTGGCCTGGGGGGATATTTAGAATATAAAGGGTAGAGGGTAGCTAAGAGTCGTTCAGTTGTACTCCTCTGCGTCAAGTGTTCAGTACTTGCTGGTCAGTTTCGGACGGACGCCGGGTACTCTCAGGTTCTCTTTATTGGTTTTGATCTACACTTTGCAGTGCAAAATGATGACATCTCAACTTGCGGCTTTCGCGATTCTGGCCTTGTTGTCGCTTGTGGGTGGTCAGCCTCCGCCTCCACCAAAAAGATGCTGTCTTCCTGACCAGTGGTCGTCGGTTATGTCTGATCTTTCCACCATCAACAGCGCTACTTTAGTGAGTAAATTCAGttggaattttgttttgaatgccTGAgagatcaacaacaacaaaaaataaaaaaataatttttttcttgggttgtggcataagcattacaaacgagctttttttcaaccagccctcgcccagagagggttTACTCTAATGACATATTTACACTGACattcacattaaaaaaaaagagaaaaaagcagAATAAAGCAAAAAACATGAATCTTTACAAATTGAACTAAAGGTTTTACGGGAATACTTAGCGTTGGTTATGCTGGGGTTATAActgatgtgcgtgcgtgcggatatatgtgtgtgtgtgtgtgtgccgtgtgtgtgcgtgtgtgcgtgcgtgcgtgcgtgcgtgtgtggtgtgtcagtgtgggaaTTGATGATGGTGACACACGGTATTCCCTGTGTTTTCAGGGTTTAATGAGCCTGCAGTATGACTACAAGCAGCAGAAACAGTCGATGGTCAGTGTCACCAATGACCCAGTCACAAAGGCGGTCAACGTCACTGCCAGGACTGTCATTGACTTTGCACGGGTGAGCAGGAATAATCTGGTACTATTTTGCTATTTATTGGAGTTTGCAATTAACACACTGTCGGTCTgatatgtgttgtgtgttttaatttttttggagCTGTTTTGGAAGTAATGGCTGTTACAACGACACAGCAGTCACGGACATAAACATAAAATAACCAGGTAGACAAACAGCTTGACATAGAGGCagtcaggcaggcaggcaggcaggcaggcaggcaggcagacagacatttagacatacagacagagagattgtCAGACAAAGGGATGGACAGGCCcattaacacacacaccgacacacacacccaccccacgcacatacaaacagacacacacccgcccaccctctctctctcacacacacacacacaccgtggcacacacacataccgtggcacacacagagacacagacacacagacacagacacagacacagacacacacagacacacacacacacacacacacaatgtatcaCAAGGCTTGGACCCAAATAACCTACTTGTAAAGATAACGTTGCGAGAGTGAGCTTCTGGGGAGTGGCAACGAGAGGTACGCACGTACTCGTAGTGTCGAGTTGGGTGCATCTGTACCTCTTTGGTGACATATAGCCAAGCATCAGCACCCATAGCCATAATAATGATCTGACATTAAGCTGGTATCCTTGCTTCATTCAGTACCTGCCTTTACGAAAATGAACAAATACACCTCGAAAGGATTCATCAGTGATTTATTTTAACAACCAAGCATACAATCAGCAATCAAAAACAAAGCAATCATCAACTAAATTAATACTTTAAATTATGTATGAGTTATAGAACGATTGACAAATGTTTcgatcaatcagtcagtcagtttgcAAATAGGACTTGCTCAATACTGGGTTTCTTGTTTGTGGATAAACGGATGACAAATAAGGACATGAATAAAACATATACATTCAATAACTATctccacacttttttttcttctctgcgGTCAATAGATTCTGGTTTAAGTCTGTTTAGTCCGTGACTGTTACACAATCCTGCAatcctgttgttgtttttgcagaAAGAAATGTACTACCTGCCTATGAACGACCCTTCTAAATGCATGAAGTCGCCGTACCCCATCGGTGCTGTGCAGTGTGTACCAGGTATGAAtgcagaccgacagacagacacagacagacaggcagacagtcagacacagacatacagacacagacagagaccgacagagacagacagacagacagacagacagacagacacagacagacacagacaaacagacaaacagacaaacagacaaacagacagacagacacagacagacacagacaaacagacagacacagacagatacagatagacaggcagacacacagacatacagacacggacagacagacacagacaggcagacagacatgcagacagacagagttttTTTGTATCTTGCACCTTTCAATAGCGACCATTTGTCTCTACCGACTattttaggtggtcgttattaaCAGGTTCaactattttttgtttgtttgtcggttGTGTATGATCAtgccatttcttcttcttcttcgtcgttcgctcagacagcaactccggaggccctgatgaaggctgctgtacgccggaggctctCCATTGGTCCATAGAGTTTGTTAGTCCGGTGGCAGGGTATTTTGACCTAGAAATGCTTAGTTACAATCGTTTCTTGGCATTTTTGAGTGCTTTGGACCATAAGGTTTAAGAATCCGGCGGGTGTACAAATGACACCCTCTTGGAATTTTCataattcaagatggcggccaagATGGCGGCCGAATACGGTATTTGCTATATCTTTCGAAGTAAACCACATAAACTCATAATTGTTCAGTCTAGGATAAGGTTTTAAGGGTCCAGGAAACCATTCCTTACGTTTGTATAGTTATTTCACaacttgttttggttttcaagatggcggccataATATCCCTGTCCTCCCTCTCCTGCACAACGTCGTCGTTTTATCATCGTTTTGGTTACATGTTAATGACCTGATGAATCTAGATTGAAGTCAGTTTTTAGCCCGTCTCCTGCACAACATCGTCAacttcgtcgtcatcatcactaGGAGGCTTGCTGGTGAACTTGTTGCAACAAGAAAGCCCACCTGTGCAGGCACAGAATATAGTACATGGGAGTTGTCGGCCCGTACATCGACAGTTCCCTGTCTTGCAAGCTGTGTCTGACTCGCAGCCACAACGAATGAGCCAGAGGACGTAGTCTGGTGCTGGAGAAACACCTGCTGGCACAGGTATTGCAGACAAAGACCTGTTTACGTCATCGGCTTCCCAGCCGTAGTCCAGTGGAGCAAGAGGTGGTGGATCTGATTCCAATGCAGCATACCACTGTGCAACTTGGAAGTGTGCTCGCTTCATGTTTTCCACAAATGCTTCTGTAGTTGGTGGCAAGGAACAGAGTTTGGGTGCACCAGCGGATTTGGATGTCTTTTTCGCCCATTGCTGAAGACGGCACTCACTCATTGTTTCTCCTGATTCATTGTAGGCAGCTGCCATGAATTCAGTCGTTTCCTTTTCCACATCACTCCATAGTGCATCGACCACACCAAGGGAATTCAAGAGGAACCCCTTCTTTGAAACGGTAACAGCTATTGTCTTGCCAATACCATAGCATGCTGCTACTGTGTCACAGCCACTGATACCATGTATGGCCAGGACTTGTGGGATGAGGACTGGATGCGTCTTGACCGTCTCTGGGATGTCAATACAAGCTCTGCCGTAGACTGATGATTGCATCATCAAAGGAGATGAGGAACCAGATTTTTGGTAGTGGTAACACAGTAGGGCAAACACATCTGTATCATCTGAGATGACACAGACCTGAGCATCGTCAGTTTGGCATGCCGAGAGTGCATGCTTGACAAGTCTAATGTCAGCCTCCTCATGAGTTGAATACAGGTCAATCGCTGCTCTCTTTCTCCCCTTGTACACTGCAGTTGGCACTGGCTCAACACCTGTCAGCAGTAGGCGGTGGTCTTGGGTGCCTTCGTCCAGGAACTCTTGGTCACTGAGTATTTGCTCACATGTGATGAGGTTTAACTGAACTTTGTTTGCGACACATTTTAAGTACAGCATCCCTGGATGGGAGGGGAGACTTTGCAGTTAGTTTGTAAACTCGGGAGGGTCCTGTTTTGCCATCACGAGCTGCTCTTGTGCTGCTCTTTGTAGAGTAGTCATAGTATCTGTCCAGAACCAGATGGACTTCAGCATGTCTGAGACGATCTGCAACCCATGTCTTGAAAGAGTCAACAAATGTTTGTACAGTTCCCTGTGCGGGCCAGTGAATTGTCCATAACACAGCAGAAACATCGACCACGACGACAGAAGGTTCTCCCCACATCCTTGCAGATGTTGTAACAGCAAGACATTTCTTCAAACATGCTTTCCCAGTGGCAAGACGAATACTTCCATCTGGATGGAACATGGAAGGGGGGTATGCTGCTAATTCACAACTGAGTACCTGTCCAAGATCCACATCCCGCTGGCTCACCATCAGGCCAATCACTCTGGCATAAATTGCCTCCTGGTCAATAACAGCAAGGTCGCCAACTTTGACAGCCTTTCTGTTGCCAGAAAAGGTAACAACCCGTTTTTTTATTGGGTTGTAGAAGCCTTCCGGC
The genomic region above belongs to Littorina saxatilis isolate snail1 unplaced genomic scaffold, US_GU_Lsax_2.0 scaffold_2763, whole genome shotgun sequence and contains:
- the LOC138956768 gene encoding uncharacterized protein, whose protein sequence is MMTSQLAAFAILALLSLVGGQPPPPPKRCCLPDQWSSVMSDLSTINSATLGLMSLQYDYKQQKQSMVSVTNDPVTKAVNVTARTVIDFARKEMYYLPMNDPSKCMKSPYPIGAVQCVPDNATYLGSTYLGPMGGPLTYDGWRFQLPGGPLFVTLGVTRDGCVPLVEGVTTPGKPQNDKLFLFTAYQPKIANPDDFNLPASCL